A single genomic interval of Acidovorax sp. 1608163 harbors:
- a CDS encoding MotA/TolQ/ExbB proton channel family protein codes for MESQFGIANVWIQGDFVTRAVAILLLGMSLASWIVILIKAIDIIKFKKHARAAQDFWHSEDFAAGMSKLGADPTNPFRHLALEGREATAHHRNTKAHLHDALDVSDWVTRCLRNCIDEFTARLQSGLAILASVGSTAPFIGLFGTVWGIYHALLAIGTSGQSTIDKVAGPIGEALIMTALGLAVAIPAVLGYNALVRGNKSILGGLNSFAHDLHAYFVTGARVNAGGEQGKVLPMKKGG; via the coding sequence ATGGAATCGCAATTCGGTATCGCCAATGTCTGGATTCAAGGCGACTTTGTTACCCGTGCCGTGGCCATTCTGCTGCTGGGCATGTCCCTGGCCTCGTGGATCGTCATCCTGATCAAGGCCATCGACATCATCAAGTTCAAGAAGCACGCCCGCGCTGCGCAAGACTTCTGGCACAGCGAAGACTTTGCCGCTGGCATGAGCAAGCTGGGCGCCGACCCCACCAACCCCTTCCGCCACCTGGCACTGGAAGGCCGCGAAGCCACCGCCCACCACCGCAACACCAAGGCGCACCTGCACGATGCGCTGGACGTGAGCGACTGGGTGACGCGCTGCCTGCGCAACTGCATTGACGAATTCACCGCCCGCCTGCAATCGGGCCTGGCCATCCTGGCCTCGGTGGGCTCCACGGCTCCGTTCATCGGCCTGTTCGGCACGGTGTGGGGCATCTACCACGCCCTGTTGGCCATCGGCACCTCGGGCCAGTCCACCATCGACAAGGTGGCCGGCCCCATCGGTGAAGCGCTGATCATGACCGCCCTGGGCCTGGCCGTGGCCATCCCTGCGGTGCTGGGCTACAACGCCCTAGTGCGCGGCAACAAGTCCATCCTGGGCGGCCTCAACAGCTTTGCCCATGATCTGCACGCCTACTTCGTGACCGGTGCCCGCGTGAACGCGGGTGGCGAACAGGGCAAGGTGCTGCCCATGAAGAAAGGCGGCTAA
- a CDS encoding heme-binding protein: MKTKFELELADIKRIAAAAEAEALKNQWAVTIAIVDDGGHLLWLQRLDGAAAVSSHIAPAKARTAALGRRESKGYEDVINGGRTSFLSAPTLEGMLEGGVPIMKDGQCLGAVGVSGVKSTEDAQIARAGIAALGL, encoded by the coding sequence ATGAAAACCAAATTTGAACTCGAACTGGCAGACATCAAGCGCATTGCCGCTGCCGCAGAAGCCGAAGCGCTGAAGAACCAGTGGGCTGTGACCATTGCCATCGTGGACGATGGCGGCCACCTGCTGTGGCTGCAGCGCCTGGACGGTGCTGCCGCTGTGTCCTCACACATTGCCCCCGCCAAGGCCCGTACGGCCGCACTGGGCCGCCGTGAAAGCAAGGGCTATGAGGACGTCATCAACGGTGGCCGCACCTCGTTCCTGAGCGCTCCCACGCTGGAAGGCATGCTCGAAGGCGGCGTGCCGATCATGAAAGACGGCCAATGCCTGGGCGCCGTGGGCGTGAGCGGCGTGAAGTCGACGGAAGACGCACAGATTGCCCGTGCTGGGATTGCCGCCCTGGGCTTGTGA
- a CDS encoding DUF6352 family protein, producing MTPHLHDFWPRSGYTHLQQNARGWLVPTQAYVRTFLARPELALVPESCAAEVALHEGLQAAPLKPVAAAELAAVQDDDARENYAVFLRFRDGLLAAGTLEAYYLQLMRSGVVDVPAVFIDAVVQALLRHLLADCNDALEARAAEMLFSPQRITQYEGQMLAGDRATLDMLNETAGLGEVGRLLRQSGALQPTAQVQVLTADNAVDYWQASERHHFLLDLTHELTQDLSHGLTFKMTRARSGLKALARVLERWAAHLLGVQVLIEPVHQVTDSAWRWHVGLDVESTAILNDLYQDRPVEPERMARLVSLFTLTFANPAEMRADVAGKPVYLGLATNAEGVVRIKPQNLLLNLPLASAS from the coding sequence GTGACGCCACACCTCCATGACTTTTGGCCCCGCAGTGGGTACACCCACCTGCAGCAGAATGCGCGCGGCTGGTTGGTGCCCACGCAGGCCTATGTGCGCACGTTTCTCGCGCGGCCTGAGCTGGCGTTGGTGCCCGAGTCTTGCGCCGCCGAAGTGGCCCTGCACGAGGGTTTGCAGGCTGCACCGCTCAAGCCCGTGGCGGCGGCCGAGCTGGCCGCCGTGCAGGACGACGACGCGCGCGAGAACTACGCCGTGTTCCTGCGCTTTCGCGATGGCCTGCTGGCGGCGGGCACGTTGGAGGCGTACTACCTGCAACTGATGCGCAGCGGGGTGGTGGATGTGCCGGCGGTGTTCATCGACGCGGTGGTGCAGGCGCTGCTGCGCCACCTGCTGGCCGACTGCAACGACGCCCTGGAGGCCCGCGCCGCCGAGATGCTGTTCAGCCCCCAGCGCATCACGCAGTACGAAGGCCAGATGCTGGCAGGCGACCGCGCCACGCTCGACATGCTCAACGAGACGGCGGGCTTGGGCGAGGTGGGGCGCTTGCTGCGGCAAAGCGGGGCCTTGCAGCCCACGGCGCAGGTGCAGGTGTTGACCGCGGACAACGCCGTGGATTACTGGCAGGCGAGCGAGCGCCACCACTTCCTGCTCGACCTGACCCACGAGCTGACACAGGACCTGAGCCATGGCCTGACGTTCAAGATGACCCGTGCCCGGTCAGGTTTGAAGGCCCTGGCCCGCGTGCTGGAGCGCTGGGCGGCCCATCTGCTGGGCGTGCAAGTGTTGATCGAGCCTGTGCACCAGGTCACCGACAGCGCCTGGCGCTGGCACGTGGGGCTGGACGTGGAGTCCACCGCCATCCTCAACGACCTGTACCAGGACCGGCCCGTGGAGCCTGAGCGCATGGCGCGGCTGGTGAGCCTGTTCACGCTGACCTTTGCCAACCCGGCCGAGATGCGCGCCGATGTGGCGGGCAAGCCGGTGTACCTGGGGCTGGCCACCAACGCAGAGGGCGTGGTGCGCATCAAGCCACAGAACCTGTTGCTCAATCTGCCCTTGGCATCCGCATCTTGA
- a CDS encoding Lrp/AsnC ligand binding domain-containing protein, with amino-acid sequence MQTEPDLDRIDRKILSILQEDGRIANLKLAEAVALSPTAVLARVQRLTRDGFILGYEARLNPLKLGAGMLVFVEVLLDRTTPNVFDQFKAAVQVHPEIMECHMVAGGFDYLLKTRSADMNAYRVFAGNVLWQLPGVRETRTYAVMEEVKHTNHLHLHI; translated from the coding sequence ATGCAAACCGAACCCGATCTGGACCGGATTGACCGCAAGATACTGTCAATCCTGCAGGAAGACGGCCGCATTGCCAACCTCAAGCTGGCCGAGGCGGTGGCCCTGTCGCCCACCGCCGTGCTGGCGCGGGTGCAGCGCCTCACGCGCGATGGCTTCATCCTGGGCTACGAGGCGCGCCTGAACCCCCTGAAGCTGGGCGCGGGCATGCTGGTGTTTGTGGAGGTGCTGCTGGACCGCACCACGCCCAATGTGTTCGACCAGTTCAAGGCCGCCGTACAGGTGCACCCCGAGATCATGGAGTGCCACATGGTGGCGGGCGGGTTCGACTACCTGCTCAAGACGCGATCCGCCGACATGAATGCCTACCGCGTGTTTGCGGGCAATGTGCTGTGGCAGCTACCGGGCGTGCGCGAGACGCGGACCTATGCGGTGATGGAAGAGGTCAAGCACACCAACCATTTGCACCTGCACATTTGA
- a CDS encoding biopolymer transporter ExbD, producing the protein MSFGTQDSSDEVMNEINMTPLVDVMLVLLIIFIITVPVMKHSVNVDLPRATNQPEDVKPETVRLSVSSEGKYYWNESEVTEEELFPRLQTEAAKEPQPDLHIRGDKAVRYEKVATAMAAAQRAGVRKIGFVTDPQQ; encoded by the coding sequence ATGTCGTTTGGAACCCAGGACAGCTCCGATGAGGTGATGAACGAGATCAACATGACGCCCCTGGTGGACGTGATGCTGGTGCTGCTCATCATCTTCATCATCACCGTGCCGGTGATGAAACACTCGGTCAATGTCGACCTGCCACGGGCCACCAACCAGCCCGAGGACGTGAAGCCCGAGACCGTGCGCCTGAGCGTATCGTCCGAAGGCAAGTACTACTGGAACGAGTCGGAAGTGACGGAGGAAGAACTCTTCCCCCGCCTGCAAACCGAAGCCGCCAAGGAACCGCAGCCCGACCTGCACATCCGCGGCGACAAGGCCGTGCGCTACGAAAAGGTGGCCACCGCCATGGCAGCCGCCCAACGTGCTGGCGTGCGCAAGATCGGGTTTGTGACAGACCCGCAGCAGTAA
- a CDS encoding acyltransferase family protein has translation MTTSTLHLSHPKYRPDIDGLRAVAVLSVVAFHAFPAWMKGGFIGVDVFFVISGFLISTIIFENLDRGTFSFAEFYARRVKRIFPALLLVLIASYAFGWFALLADEYKQLGQHIAAGAGFVSNFVLWGESGYFDNSAETKPLLHLWSLGIEEQFYIVWPFVLWLAWRKKFNLLTLTILVAFISFYLNIKGIRKDAVATFYSPQTRFWELLSGSLLAWLALYKKNAFANYNLKIDGWLAKIVYRETVEVDGRTLSNVISFFGSLLLVFGFYKINKDVIFPGRWAVIPVLGAVMIILAGPKAFINKNILSNKIAVWFGLISFPLYLWHWPLLSFARIVESEVPGRNIRIAAVVLSIVLAWLTYKLIERPIRFGVRDKIKVPCLLLLMALIAFVGYNAYARGGLKFRDSVKLVQLQTEDLNFKFKRMDGWLCDSYKDLRCYYSGEKPSVVVLGDSHAPTIYSGLREFYSSVGVGVAVFGGGDACPPLLNVVSKINKASDTFGCISKITAALKIIISDPSIKEVVLASRGPLYTTSNGFGSVENYGEWVLHYENEEQGIRSNSEVFFGALGTTFDVLTSAGKKVTYLIDVPELGFDIKSCLSLRPITITAKVKEPCAILRSEYDDRTRDFRGRLAIVLESRPSVNVVDLSKALCDEKYCYGSKDGALLYTDDDHLSHRGSEYVVHRLWDKFR, from the coding sequence ATGACAACATCTACTCTCCATCTTTCACACCCTAAGTATCGCCCAGACATCGATGGCTTGAGAGCAGTCGCTGTGCTGTCTGTAGTTGCTTTTCACGCTTTCCCCGCGTGGATGAAGGGCGGCTTCATTGGTGTTGATGTGTTCTTCGTTATCTCAGGTTTCCTCATCTCTACTATCATTTTTGAGAATTTGGATAGAGGTACATTTAGCTTCGCAGAGTTCTACGCACGTCGCGTCAAGCGAATTTTTCCAGCATTGTTGCTTGTTCTTATTGCTAGTTATGCTTTTGGATGGTTCGCTCTACTTGCGGATGAATATAAGCAGTTGGGTCAGCACATAGCGGCTGGTGCTGGCTTTGTTTCTAACTTTGTTTTGTGGGGTGAGTCTGGCTATTTTGACAATTCGGCAGAGACTAAGCCTTTATTGCATTTATGGAGTCTGGGTATTGAGGAGCAGTTTTACATAGTCTGGCCGTTCGTATTGTGGTTGGCTTGGAGGAAAAAGTTCAACCTACTTACGCTGACTATCCTTGTTGCCTTCATTTCATTTTATCTTAATATTAAGGGCATTAGGAAGGATGCTGTGGCTACCTTTTACTCTCCGCAAACAAGATTTTGGGAGTTGTTGAGTGGAAGTCTATTGGCTTGGTTGGCTCTGTACAAGAAAAATGCGTTCGCTAACTATAATTTAAAGATTGATGGCTGGCTTGCTAAAATAGTCTACAGAGAGACCGTAGAAGTAGATGGACGAACTCTGTCTAATGTGATTTCATTTTTCGGCAGCTTGCTTCTGGTTTTTGGTTTTTATAAAATTAATAAAGATGTGATTTTTCCAGGTAGGTGGGCTGTCATCCCGGTTTTAGGTGCTGTGATGATTATTTTGGCCGGGCCTAAAGCTTTTATTAATAAAAATATATTATCAAATAAGATTGCTGTTTGGTTTGGCTTGATCAGCTTTCCACTCTACTTATGGCACTGGCCGCTGTTGTCTTTCGCTCGAATAGTTGAGAGTGAGGTACCAGGTCGTAACATACGTATTGCGGCAGTAGTGCTGTCAATAGTGCTGGCCTGGCTTACTTACAAGCTAATTGAACGTCCTATACGGTTTGGTGTGCGAGATAAAATTAAAGTACCGTGCTTATTACTTTTGATGGCATTGATTGCTTTTGTTGGTTATAATGCGTACGCTCGTGGTGGGTTGAAGTTTAGAGACTCTGTTAAGCTTGTCCAGCTACAGACTGAGGACTTAAACTTCAAATTTAAAAGAATGGATGGATGGTTGTGTGATTCTTACAAGGATTTAAGGTGCTATTACTCTGGGGAAAAACCTTCTGTAGTTGTGTTGGGAGATAGTCACGCTCCAACCATTTATTCTGGCTTAAGGGAGTTTTACTCTTCGGTTGGGGTTGGTGTCGCTGTGTTTGGGGGAGGGGATGCTTGCCCTCCCTTGCTTAATGTTGTTAGTAAAATTAATAAAGCCTCAGATACTTTTGGATGTATTTCTAAGATTACTGCAGCGTTGAAAATAATTATTTCAGATCCAAGCATTAAGGAGGTTGTTCTTGCTTCTCGTGGCCCGTTATATACCACTTCGAATGGATTTGGTAGTGTGGAAAATTATGGTGAATGGGTCTTGCACTACGAGAATGAAGAGCAAGGAATAAGGTCTAATTCAGAGGTCTTTTTTGGAGCACTCGGAACCACATTCGATGTTCTCACATCTGCTGGAAAGAAGGTTACTTATTTGATTGATGTTCCAGAGTTGGGTTTTGATATTAAGTCTTGCTTGAGCCTTCGGCCCATAACAATAACCGCTAAGGTTAAAGAACCTTGCGCTATTTTAAGATCTGAATATGATGATAGAACTCGTGACTTTAGGGGGCGATTGGCTATCGTACTAGAGTCACGTCCATCTGTTAATGTGGTTGATTTGTCAAAAGCATTGTGTGATGAGAAGTATTGTTACGGCAGCAAGGATGGTGCTCTTTTATATACTGATGACGATCACCTTAGTCACCGTGGTTCAGAATATGTTGTTCACCGGTTATGGGATAAATTTAGGTAG
- the putA gene encoding trifunctional transcriptional regulator/proline dehydrogenase/L-glutamate gamma-semialdehyde dehydrogenase, whose amino-acid sequence MTQPSAPFADFAPRTPLSNPLRAAITAATRRPEPEALAPLLAQARLPADQAASAEQLALRIAKALRERKASAGRAGIVQGLLQEFSLSSQEGVALMCLAEALLRIPDKATRDALIRDKISHGQWDAHLGKSPSLFVNAATWGLLITGKLMATHSEGSLGNSLSRLIGKGGEPLIRKGVDMAMRMMGEQFVTGETIDEALRNARTMEAEGFRYSYDMLGEAALTSEDAKHYYASYEQAIHAIGKASAGRGIYEGPGISIKLSALHPRYSRAQFGRVMDELYPLVLRLTALAKQYDIGLNIDAEETDRLELSLDLLERLCHEPTLAGWNGIGFVIQAYQKRCPFVIDYVVQLARSTQRRLMVRLVKGAYWDSEIKRAQVDGLEDYPVYTRKVHTDISYIACAKKLLAAPEAVYPQFATHNAETVATIYQLAGSNYYAGQYEFQCLHGMGEPLYEQVVGAISAGKLGRPCRIYAPVGTHETLLAYLVRRLLENGANTSFVNRIADETIALDELVKSPVQVVDQQAAAEGTAGLPHPRIATPQGLYGAHRTNSRGLDLSNENTLTELAAALQATAAHAWTAAPLLGTDAPAGPNQPVRNPADHSDVVGQVQEATTADVDQALAHAQAAAAPWAATPPAERAAALLRTADLLEERIQPLMGLLMREAGKSASNAIAEVREAVDFLRYYAAQVQSTFDNATHIPLGPVACISPWNFPLAIFMGQVAAALAAGNPVLAKPAEQTPLIAAEAVRLLWQAGVPRAAVQLLPGQGETVGARLIGDARVMGVMFTGSTEVARILQRTVAGRLDAAGRPIPLIAETGGQNAMIVDSSALVEQVVGDAVSSAFDSAGQRCSALRVLCVQEEAADRVVEMLQGAMGELRVGNPGALRVDVGPVIDAEAQAGIAQHIEKFKAQGHRVFQHTSHLVATSAPGTFVPPTLIELNHIGELQREVFGPVLHLVRYARDDLDRLLDQINATGYGLTQGVHTRIDETIARVVNRAHAGNVYVNRNMVGAVVGVQPFGGEGLSGTGPKAGGPLYLLRLLSQRPADALARTFAEADRFSPPDTERRERQLAPLAALQQWAHHQGNLALTGHCQRFAQETQSGTARTLPGPTGERNVYTLAPRARVLCLAPSADDLLVQTAAVLASGGTALWPNAQASLHAKLPTQVQAQVMLQDNALSSAAVALDAVLHHGEASALQAVCTALAQRPGPIVGVTALQPGTADIPLERLLIERALSVNTAAAGGNASLMTIG is encoded by the coding sequence ATGACGCAGCCCTCCGCCCCGTTTGCAGACTTCGCGCCCCGCACGCCGCTGTCCAACCCGCTGCGCGCAGCCATCACCGCCGCCACCCGCCGCCCCGAGCCCGAAGCCCTGGCCCCGCTGCTGGCCCAGGCCCGCCTGCCTGCCGATCAAGCAGCGTCGGCCGAGCAACTGGCGCTGCGCATTGCCAAGGCGCTGCGCGAACGCAAGGCCAGCGCCGGACGTGCGGGCATCGTGCAGGGGCTGCTGCAGGAGTTTTCGCTGTCGTCGCAAGAAGGCGTAGCGCTGATGTGCCTGGCCGAGGCCCTGCTGCGCATCCCCGACAAGGCCACGCGGGATGCGCTCATCCGCGACAAGATCAGCCACGGCCAGTGGGATGCCCACCTGGGCAAGAGCCCCTCGCTCTTCGTCAACGCCGCCACCTGGGGCCTGCTCATCACCGGCAAGCTGATGGCCACGCACAGCGAAGGCAGCCTGGGCAACTCGCTCAGCCGCCTGATCGGCAAGGGCGGCGAGCCGCTGATCCGCAAGGGCGTGGACATGGCCATGCGCATGATGGGCGAGCAATTTGTGACCGGCGAGACCATTGATGAGGCCCTGCGCAACGCCCGCACGATGGAAGCCGAGGGCTTTCGCTATTCGTACGACATGCTGGGTGAGGCCGCGCTGACCAGCGAAGACGCCAAGCACTACTACGCCTCATATGAGCAAGCCATCCATGCCATTGGCAAGGCCTCTGCCGGGCGCGGCATCTATGAAGGGCCGGGCATCTCCATCAAGCTCTCGGCCCTGCACCCGCGCTACAGCCGCGCCCAGTTTGGCCGCGTCATGGACGAGCTGTACCCGCTGGTGTTGCGCCTCACGGCCCTGGCCAAGCAGTACGACATTGGCCTGAACATCGACGCCGAAGAAACCGACCGCCTGGAGCTGTCGCTGGACCTGCTGGAGCGCCTGTGCCACGAGCCCACCCTGGCGGGCTGGAACGGCATTGGCTTTGTCATCCAGGCCTACCAAAAGCGCTGCCCGTTCGTCATCGACTATGTGGTTCAACTCGCCCGCAGCACCCAGCGCCGGCTGATGGTGCGCCTGGTCAAAGGCGCGTACTGGGACAGCGAAATCAAGCGTGCCCAGGTCGATGGCCTGGAGGACTACCCCGTCTACACCCGCAAGGTGCACACCGACATCTCGTACATCGCCTGCGCCAAGAAGCTGCTGGCCGCGCCCGAGGCCGTGTACCCCCAGTTCGCCACGCACAACGCCGAGACGGTGGCCACCATCTACCAACTGGCAGGCAGCAACTACTACGCAGGGCAATACGAATTCCAGTGCCTGCACGGCATGGGCGAGCCGCTGTACGAGCAGGTGGTGGGCGCGATCAGTGCGGGCAAGCTCGGCCGCCCCTGCCGCATCTATGCCCCCGTGGGCACGCACGAAACGCTGCTGGCCTATTTGGTGCGCCGCCTGCTGGAGAACGGCGCCAACACCTCGTTTGTGAACCGCATTGCCGACGAAACGATTGCGCTGGATGAATTGGTCAAGAGTCCCGTGCAAGTGGTGGACCAGCAAGCTGCGGCAGAAGGCACTGCGGGCCTGCCCCACCCCCGCATTGCCACGCCCCAGGGCCTGTATGGCGCGCACCGCACCAACTCCCGCGGGCTGGATCTGTCGAACGAAAACACGCTGACCGAACTGGCCGCCGCCCTGCAAGCCACGGCGGCCCATGCCTGGACCGCCGCCCCCTTGCTGGGCACCGATGCCCCTGCAGGCCCCAACCAGCCCGTGCGCAATCCTGCTGACCACAGCGATGTGGTGGGCCAGGTGCAAGAAGCCACCACCGCCGACGTAGACCAGGCCCTGGCGCACGCCCAGGCCGCCGCAGCCCCTTGGGCCGCCACGCCGCCCGCCGAGCGCGCTGCCGCCCTGCTGCGCACCGCCGACTTGCTGGAGGAGCGCATCCAGCCCCTCATGGGCCTGCTGATGCGCGAAGCAGGCAAGAGCGCCAGCAACGCCATCGCCGAGGTGCGCGAGGCCGTGGACTTCCTGCGCTACTACGCGGCCCAGGTGCAAAGCACCTTCGACAACGCCACCCACATCCCGCTCGGCCCCGTGGCCTGCATCAGCCCCTGGAACTTCCCGCTCGCCATCTTCATGGGCCAGGTGGCGGCAGCGCTGGCCGCAGGCAATCCCGTGCTGGCCAAGCCCGCCGAACAAACCCCGCTGATCGCCGCCGAGGCAGTGCGCCTGCTGTGGCAGGCCGGTGTGCCCCGTGCCGCCGTGCAACTGCTGCCCGGCCAGGGCGAGACCGTGGGCGCGCGTTTGATTGGCGATGCCCGCGTGATGGGCGTGATGTTCACCGGCTCCACCGAGGTGGCGCGCATCCTGCAACGCACCGTGGCAGGTCGCCTGGACGCCGCAGGCCGCCCCATCCCGCTGATTGCCGAAACCGGGGGGCAGAACGCGATGATCGTGGACTCATCCGCATTGGTCGAGCAGGTGGTTGGCGACGCGGTGTCGTCCGCCTTTGACAGCGCAGGCCAGCGCTGCTCCGCCCTGCGCGTGTTGTGCGTGCAAGAAGAAGCCGCCGACCGCGTGGTCGAGATGCTGCAAGGCGCCATGGGCGAGCTGCGCGTGGGCAACCCCGGCGCGCTGCGCGTGGATGTGGGCCCGGTGATCGATGCCGAAGCGCAGGCAGGCATCGCCCAGCACATCGAAAAATTCAAGGCCCAAGGCCATCGGGTGTTCCAGCACACCAGCCATCTGGTGGCGACCAGCGCACCAGGCACCTTCGTGCCCCCAACACTCATCGAACTGAACCACATCGGCGAGCTGCAACGCGAAGTCTTCGGCCCCGTGCTGCACCTGGTGCGCTACGCGCGCGACGACCTGGATCGCCTGCTCGACCAGATCAACGCCACCGGCTACGGCCTGACGCAAGGTGTGCATACCCGCATCGACGAAACCATTGCCCGCGTGGTGAACCGGGCCCATGCTGGCAACGTGTACGTCAACCGCAACATGGTGGGCGCCGTGGTGGGCGTGCAGCCCTTTGGCGGCGAAGGCCTGTCGGGCACGGGGCCCAAGGCAGGTGGGCCGCTGTACCTGCTGCGCCTGCTATCGCAGCGCCCGGCCGATGCGCTGGCACGCACCTTTGCCGAAGCTGATCGCTTCAGCCCACCCGACACAGAGCGACGCGAGCGCCAACTGGCGCCCCTGGCCGCCTTGCAGCAATGGGCGCACCACCAGGGCAACCTGGCCCTGACGGGCCACTGCCAGCGTTTTGCGCAAGAGACCCAAAGCGGCACCGCCCGCACCCTGCCCGGCCCCACGGGCGAGCGCAATGTCTACACCCTGGCGCCCCGTGCCCGCGTGCTGTGCCTGGCACCCAGCGCTGACGACCTACTGGTACAGACGGCCGCCGTGCTCGCCAGCGGCGGCACCGCCCTATGGCCCAACGCGCAGGCTAGCCTGCATGCCAAACTGCCCACACAGGTGCAGGCCCAGGTCATGCTGCAAGACAACGCGCTCAGCAGCGCCGCCGTAGCGCTGGACGCCGTGCTGCACCACGGCGAAGCCTCGGCCTTGCAGGCCGTGTGCACCGCCCTTGCACAGCGCCCCGGCCCCATCGTGGGCGTGACAGCACTGCAACCCGGCACGGCAGACATTCCGCTGGAACGCCTGCTCATCGAACGGGCACTGAGCGTGAACACGGCCGCCGCCGGGGGCAATGCAAGCCTGATGACGATCGGCTGA
- the rlmD gene encoding 23S rRNA (uracil(1939)-C(5))-methyltransferase RlmD yields the protein MSEQTEPLSSQEIQDTADLPDLPDLPEGWLAVQSMDLDAQGVARKPDGKVVFIDGALPFEWVSANTHRKKNNWEQASLTDIHRESSQRVRPGCPHFGLHGGSCGGCKMQHLDTRAQVAVKQRALEDNLWHLGKVKAETILRPIEGPAWGYRYRARLAVRHVIKKGTVLVGFHERKSRYVADMEVCPVLPPHVSAMLMPLRGLIADMDARDTCPQIELACGDHVTALVLRHLEPLSADDIARLRAFAAQHQVQWWLQAKGPDTVKLLDEDSEPLSYALPDFGITMPFKPTDFTQVNPHINRVLVSRALRLLDVQKHERVIDWFCGLGNFTLPLATQGREVLGIEGSEALVARSRENYQSNQALRQEGQALATTDFVARNLFEMTPAMLIADGVADKWLVDPPREGAFALAKALADIEQARQGAEDAPPLPEGAEHWSPPKRIVYVSCNPATLARDAGLLVHLAGYRCVAAGMVNMFPHTAHVESMAVFERA from the coding sequence ATGAGCGAACAGACAGAACCACTCTCCTCACAAGAAATTCAAGACACCGCAGACCTGCCAGACCTTCCGGATCTTCCCGAGGGCTGGCTTGCGGTGCAGTCCATGGACCTGGACGCCCAGGGTGTTGCCCGCAAGCCCGATGGCAAGGTCGTCTTCATTGATGGCGCCCTGCCGTTCGAGTGGGTCAGCGCCAACACCCATCGCAAAAAGAACAACTGGGAACAGGCCAGCCTGACGGACATCCACCGCGAGTCCTCGCAGCGCGTGCGCCCAGGCTGCCCGCATTTTGGTCTGCACGGCGGCTCCTGCGGCGGCTGCAAGATGCAGCACCTGGACACGCGCGCCCAGGTGGCCGTCAAGCAGCGGGCACTGGAGGACAACCTCTGGCACCTGGGCAAGGTGAAGGCCGAAACCATCCTGCGCCCCATCGAGGGCCCGGCCTGGGGCTACCGCTACCGTGCCCGCCTGGCCGTGCGCCATGTCATCAAAAAGGGCACGGTGCTGGTGGGCTTTCACGAGCGCAAGAGCCGCTACGTGGCCGACATGGAAGTCTGCCCCGTGCTGCCGCCCCATGTCAGCGCCATGCTCATGCCCCTGCGCGGCCTGATTGCCGACATGGATGCGCGGGACACCTGCCCGCAGATTGAGCTGGCCTGCGGTGACCATGTCACGGCCCTGGTGCTGCGCCACCTGGAGCCTTTGTCTGCCGACGACATCGCCCGCCTGCGCGCCTTTGCGGCCCAGCACCAGGTGCAGTGGTGGCTGCAAGCCAAGGGGCCTGACACCGTCAAGCTGCTGGATGAGGACAGTGAGCCGCTGTCGTACGCGCTGCCTGACTTCGGCATCACCATGCCGTTCAAGCCCACCGACTTCACGCAGGTGAATCCGCACATCAACCGCGTGCTGGTGTCGCGTGCCCTGCGGCTGCTGGATGTGCAAAAGCACGAGCGGGTGATTGACTGGTTCTGTGGCCTGGGCAACTTCACGCTGCCGCTGGCCACCCAGGGGCGTGAGGTGCTGGGCATTGAAGGCAGTGAGGCGCTGGTGGCCCGTTCGCGCGAGAACTACCAGTCAAATCAGGCTCTAAGGCAAGAAGGGCAAGCGCTAGCAACTACTGATTTCGTAGCGCGTAACCTGTTTGAAATGACGCCCGCCATGCTGATCGCCGATGGAGTGGCCGACAAATGGCTGGTGGACCCCCCACGCGAAGGCGCCTTTGCGCTGGCCAAGGCCCTGGCAGACATCGAGCAGGCCCGCCAAGGTGCTGAAGATGCGCCGCCCTTGCCCGAGGGCGCGGAGCACTGGAGCCCGCCCAAACGCATCGTGTACGTGAGCTGCAACCCCGCCACCCTGGCGCGTGATGCCGGTTTGCTGGTGCACCTGGCAGGCTACCGCTGCGTGGCTGCGGGCATGGTCAACATGTTCCCGCACACCGCGCATGTCGAGAGCATGGCGGTGTTTGAGCGGGCCTGA
- the hemP gene encoding hemin uptake protein HemP, whose protein sequence is MQATLTTASFLRSSMASANAAAVPSAASEGPVLAVDSSTLLQGQKAVAISHNGSLYRLQATKLGKLILTK, encoded by the coding sequence ATGCAAGCCACATTGACCACCGCCTCGTTCTTGCGTTCTTCCATGGCCTCGGCCAACGCCGCTGCCGTGCCATCGGCCGCCTCGGAAGGCCCGGTGCTGGCAGTGGACAGCAGCACCTTGCTGCAGGGTCAAAAGGCCGTGGCCATCAGCCACAACGGCTCGTTGTACCGCCTGCAAGCCACCAAACTGGGCAAGCTGATCCTGACCAAATGA